One window of Candidatus Nitrospira kreftii genomic DNA carries:
- a CDS encoding hypothetical protein (conserved protein of unknown function), whose translation MGYIFEWDPLKGEANARKHGVTFDETTTVFGDPLNLLMADPDHSLDEERFVLLGISNRRKLLVVAFVERPPRTRLISARPATRQERRRYEEER comes from the coding sequence ATGGGTTACATCTTTGAATGGGACCCACTGAAAGGAGAAGCGAACGCCCGCAAACATGGCGTGACCTTTGACGAAACCACCACCGTCTTTGGTGATCCGCTGAACCTTTTGATGGCAGATCCTGACCACTCACTTGATGAAGAACGGTTTGTGTTGCTCGGTATATCTAACCGACGGAAGCTCTTGGTGGTGGCGTTTGTCGAGCGTCCACCTCGGACCCGTCTCATTTCCGCGCGACCGGCCACTCGACAGGAGCGGAGGCGATATGAAGAAGAACGGTAG
- a CDS encoding hypothetical protein (conserved protein of unknown function), with the protein MMTSRQNGERTRVMIVEQDLEFGLKLADWLAAHGYHPAFISTDNAAIDALVGFRPQAVFVGLGCSARAARVDMVEILLLIETICPSVPVIMMADQTSEDLTHVVFRQGVRRFLVKPVEFSHIGEVLQSELTAATV; encoded by the coding sequence GGTGAGAGAACAAGGGTGATGATTGTGGAACAGGACTTGGAATTCGGGTTGAAACTTGCCGATTGGCTCGCTGCTCACGGCTATCACCCGGCATTCATCAGTACAGACAATGCCGCGATCGATGCGTTGGTCGGTTTCAGGCCGCAGGCGGTCTTTGTCGGCCTCGGCTGTTCTGCGCGAGCAGCCCGGGTCGACATGGTTGAAATACTCCTTCTGATCGAGACCATTTGTCCATCCGTTCCGGTGATTATGATGGCGGATCAGACCAGCGAGGACCTGACGCACGTTGTGTTTCGCCAAGGAGTTCGCCGTTTTCTGGTCAAGCCGGTGGAATTCTCGCACATCGGCGAGGTGCTTCAGTCGGAACTGACTGCGGCAACGGTATAA
- a CDS encoding Peptidoglycan-associated protein yields MSPQVRRRFRTLVLWLTVVMIASGCSGRSIVTSAEDQEFQAGPPPAPVAEETKVLPPTKPEEPEMRVEEEPVVPVTPVQPSPLPVELPAELSDIYFDFDRYAIRADARSTLKRLAGLLTSELTPELVIEGHCDERGTSAYNLVLGERRAQAAKQYLEDHGMTASQIRVTSYGKERPFCTEHSEACWQSNRRVHFRKP; encoded by the coding sequence ATGTCCCCCCAGGTTCGTCGCCGGTTTCGCACGCTTGTGCTATGGCTGACTGTGGTCATGATCGCGTCGGGCTGTAGTGGACGGAGCATCGTGACCTCAGCAGAGGATCAAGAGTTCCAGGCCGGTCCTCCTCCTGCACCTGTCGCTGAAGAGACGAAAGTCCTACCCCCAACGAAGCCGGAAGAGCCGGAGATGCGCGTGGAGGAAGAGCCCGTTGTACCGGTAACCCCAGTTCAGCCCTCTCCGCTACCCGTCGAACTGCCGGCCGAGCTCTCGGACATCTATTTTGATTTCGATCGGTATGCGATCCGCGCGGACGCGCGATCGACGTTGAAGCGCCTTGCCGGCCTGCTTACATCGGAACTGACTCCAGAACTCGTGATCGAAGGTCACTGTGACGAGCGCGGCACCAGTGCTTACAACCTCGTCTTGGGAGAACGGCGCGCTCAGGCGGCCAAACAATATTTGGAGGATCACGGTATGACCGCGTCTCAAATCCGAGTCACCAGTTATGGAAAAGAGCGTCCCTTCTGTACCGAGCACAGCGAGGCATGCTGGCAATCGAACCGGCGTGTGCATTTCAGGAAACCGTAA
- a CDS encoding hypothetical protein (conserved protein of unknown function) produces MQSQAVKEPRRRKSSESLQSREPAMPLKEPVHSQPVSSQDDVQARITNRAYELYVERGYRQGCALDDWLEAQREVLGLECNA; encoded by the coding sequence ATGCAATCACAGGCCGTGAAAGAGCCGCGCAGGCGGAAGAGCTCTGAATCTCTTCAAAGCCGGGAGCCGGCAATGCCCCTGAAGGAACCGGTCCATAGCCAACCGGTGTCTTCGCAGGATGATGTCCAAGCCCGTATTACTAATCGCGCGTATGAACTCTATGTCGAGCGAGGTTACCGACAGGGTTGTGCACTCGACGATTGGTTGGAGGCACAGCGGGAAGTCCTCGGTCTCGAATGCAACGCGTAA
- a CDS encoding hypothetical protein (conserved protein of unknown function) produces MGLAAIIVRVHSALEQLGSDCSMEELVDLCPELTWNQAFIAIDYLSRSGQVRVTVDGDRTYRVQAQHAVPVAAPSSSPAPL; encoded by the coding sequence ATGGGCCTCGCGGCGATCATAGTGCGCGTGCACAGTGCGTTGGAACAGCTCGGGAGCGATTGTTCCATGGAAGAGTTGGTGGACCTCTGTCCGGAGCTCACGTGGAACCAGGCGTTCATCGCGATCGATTACTTGAGTCGATCTGGGCAAGTCCGTGTGACGGTGGATGGCGACAGGACCTATCGGGTGCAGGCCCAGCATGCTGTCCCGGTCGCGGCTCCCTCGTCATCGCCGGCTCCTTTGTAA
- a CDS encoding Long-chain acyl-CoA synthetase, translated as MQHVAVHPSPDSMTTDDVTTLPELLRCRCHRSPEREAYRQWEAGVWRRYSWRDVEGLVARWQVALAGEHLASGDRVAVLLKNSVEWVCFDLAAQSLGLVVVPLYTADHEDNTTYILADSGARLLLVGHIDQWIALAGHRARFPKLSHVLCLEMPLSPAPDTSIQVSSVRHWLPCDAGPQFNLAKDPHALATIVYTSGTTGHPKGVMLSHVNILSNAQAVLRHVQAYPDDLFLSFLPLSHAFERTVGCYLPMMAGSCVAYTREIAKLAEDMMTVRPTILVSVPRIYERIYARLQQQLAERGALMRAIVRWMQELGWRHFQASHHHGQVPGRGSGLLGSVLHDLVADKVLAPFGGRLRLAVSGGAPLSVTLSRFFVGLGLPLLQGYGLTEAAPVVTSNRLQDNLPESVGIPLPGVEVRLGEKDELLVRGPNVLMGYWNRPEDTARVIDAEGWLHTGDQARIENGYVFIVGRLKEIVILSTGEKVTPEVLELALILDPLIDQAMVVGEGKPYLASLLVLNAEAWRAMAQRWSLPSDDPVALTDVRLQQHIESLCRQSLACFPEYAQVRRFWLTLEPWTVDNGLLTPTLKLKRPAIEKRFTKYILDLYTGHMPPT; from the coding sequence ATGCAGCACGTTGCCGTTCACCCCTCGCCGGACAGCATGACCACCGACGACGTGACGACGCTGCCCGAATTGTTGCGATGTAGGTGCCATCGTTCGCCGGAGAGAGAGGCCTACCGGCAATGGGAAGCTGGGGTATGGCGCAGGTATTCCTGGAGAGACGTGGAAGGGCTTGTCGCGCGCTGGCAGGTGGCGCTGGCTGGAGAACATCTTGCGTCAGGAGACCGCGTCGCCGTGCTGCTCAAGAACAGCGTGGAATGGGTTTGCTTCGATTTGGCGGCACAATCGCTGGGACTGGTTGTCGTGCCTCTCTATACTGCCGACCATGAGGATAATACTACCTACATCCTCGCCGATTCAGGAGCACGACTCTTGCTAGTCGGCCACATCGATCAATGGATTGCATTGGCCGGGCATCGCGCACGATTTCCCAAACTGTCTCACGTGCTGTGCTTGGAGATGCCGCTGTCCCCCGCGCCAGACACCAGCATCCAGGTAAGCTCTGTCAGGCACTGGTTACCCTGCGATGCAGGCCCCCAGTTTAATCTGGCCAAGGACCCGCACGCGTTGGCCACTATCGTCTACACATCGGGCACAACGGGGCACCCGAAAGGTGTCATGCTGTCGCATGTCAATATTCTTTCAAATGCACAAGCAGTACTCAGGCACGTGCAGGCCTATCCGGATGATTTGTTCCTTTCTTTTCTGCCGCTGTCCCACGCATTCGAACGGACCGTCGGCTGTTACCTCCCAATGATGGCGGGCAGTTGCGTGGCCTACACACGCGAGATCGCTAAGCTGGCGGAGGATATGATGACGGTACGCCCGACCATCCTTGTATCCGTACCACGCATCTATGAACGCATATACGCGCGTCTGCAACAGCAACTGGCGGAACGGGGCGCCTTGATGCGTGCGATTGTTCGCTGGATGCAGGAGCTTGGTTGGAGGCATTTCCAGGCAAGCCATCATCATGGCCAGGTTCCAGGCCGGGGGTCCGGCTTGTTGGGGTCAGTGCTGCATGACCTGGTAGCCGACAAAGTTCTCGCTCCTTTCGGCGGACGGCTGCGGTTGGCGGTGTCGGGGGGTGCTCCCTTGTCTGTCACGCTCTCCCGGTTCTTTGTCGGCTTAGGTCTGCCTCTGTTGCAAGGCTACGGTCTGACCGAAGCGGCACCTGTCGTGACCAGCAACCGGCTGCAAGACAATCTGCCGGAATCGGTTGGCATCCCCCTCCCTGGGGTTGAGGTCAGGCTCGGAGAGAAGGACGAATTGCTGGTGCGTGGTCCCAACGTCCTGATGGGCTACTGGAATCGGCCTGAGGATACAGCCAGGGTGATCGATGCCGAGGGCTGGTTGCACACGGGGGACCAGGCACGCATCGAAAACGGATATGTGTTCATCGTCGGGCGTCTGAAGGAGATCGTTATCCTATCCACTGGGGAGAAAGTTACGCCCGAAGTTTTAGAGCTAGCCCTCATTCTGGACCCGCTTATCGACCAGGCGATGGTGGTCGGCGAGGGCAAGCCTTATCTGGCATCGCTCTTGGTGTTGAACGCTGAGGCTTGGCGTGCCATGGCCCAAAGATGGTCATTACCTTCAGATGATCCCGTCGCATTGACCGATGTGCGTCTCCAGCAGCATATCGAGAGCCTCTGCCGCCAATCACTGGCATGCTTCCCCGAGTATGCCCAGGTGCGCCGCTTTTGGTTGACGCTGGAGCCTTGGACCGTAGACAACGGATTGCTCACACCCACACTCAAACTCAAGCGTCCTGCGATCGAAAAACGTTTCACGAAATACATTCTCGATCTGTACACCGGGCATATGCCCCCAACTTGA
- a CDS encoding hypothetical protein (conserved protein of unknown function), whose protein sequence is MYRRVLAFDFDGTLAVNGVVSPEVETALEQCRASGHVLFLVTGRRYETVSLGHLAELFSGIVWENGAVLSHTASGETYLPFGQLDPRLLKAIEEAGIPFERGLAIAATWTPHDQALWHILSSLGSSTSLEYNKSAVMALPPGATKGSGLERLLALCGLSPRNLAAFGDAENDLSMLTLAEVSVAVADAVPAVIETADVLATAPGPQGVLEILKAYPLSGKFLDIPLKRERPILLGQTESGTAVHIPAAQLAGLNLGVFGNSATGKSWMVGLLAEGLHHEDYQVLLIDPEGDFRGLRVLPRFVSMSGDRATLPSPTAVVSLIEDGGVSLVLDLSQYPVTLRSHYVAELMRALRPVRERKFRPHWIVLDEAQEFLLEGGEITSLLRPILEAGGWAFVSYRPDRLSESVLASLNQLLLTRITDNMIGDYLRTHCTTCSLKDAHLNQIPMGSALLCGRDVVRMRPAIRRVPHVRHLYKYLDSPLPPGKRFVFRTEKAHLGIEAASLYELSHLIPTLPLESLEYHDRREDFVRWAESTLGDGGLASRLRKVANRRYQGEELRQALNQVVSSHYEEIRRSR, encoded by the coding sequence ATGTATCGTCGTGTTCTGGCGTTCGATTTCGACGGCACGCTCGCCGTAAACGGAGTTGTCTCTCCCGAAGTTGAAACGGCGCTGGAACAATGCCGGGCGAGCGGTCATGTTCTGTTTCTGGTCACGGGGCGTCGGTATGAAACTGTCTCGCTCGGCCATCTGGCGGAACTGTTCAGCGGGATCGTATGGGAAAACGGTGCGGTCCTGAGCCATACCGCGAGCGGAGAGACGTATCTCCCTTTCGGCCAGCTTGACCCCCGCCTGCTCAAGGCAATTGAAGAGGCAGGCATTCCCTTCGAACGTGGACTAGCCATCGCTGCAACTTGGACGCCCCATGACCAGGCTCTGTGGCATATTCTGAGCTCACTCGGCAGCAGTACCTCGCTCGAATACAACAAGAGCGCGGTCATGGCGCTGCCGCCCGGAGCGACGAAAGGTTCTGGGCTCGAACGCCTGCTTGCTCTGTGCGGTCTGTCTCCAAGAAACCTCGCAGCCTTCGGCGATGCGGAAAACGACCTCTCGATGCTGACGTTAGCTGAAGTTTCAGTCGCGGTGGCTGATGCGGTTCCCGCCGTCATCGAAACAGCTGATGTTCTCGCCACGGCGCCAGGCCCTCAGGGTGTTCTTGAAATCCTCAAAGCGTATCCATTGAGCGGCAAATTTCTTGATATCCCGCTCAAACGGGAGCGCCCAATTCTGCTGGGGCAGACAGAGTCCGGCACAGCGGTCCATATCCCTGCGGCACAGCTCGCCGGCCTTAATTTGGGAGTCTTCGGAAATTCGGCAACTGGTAAGTCATGGATGGTCGGATTGCTTGCGGAAGGACTCCATCACGAGGACTATCAAGTCCTTCTCATTGATCCCGAAGGAGACTTTCGTGGTCTGCGCGTGCTGCCGCGCTTCGTCTCGATGAGCGGTGACCGAGCAACCCTCCCCTCACCCACCGCAGTCGTCTCGCTCATCGAGGATGGAGGGGTCTCTCTGGTTTTGGATCTGAGCCAATATCCGGTGACGCTCCGAAGTCATTACGTTGCTGAACTGATGCGTGCCTTGCGCCCTGTCCGCGAGCGCAAATTCCGCCCCCATTGGATCGTCCTGGATGAAGCCCAAGAATTTCTGCTTGAAGGGGGAGAGATCACCTCGCTGCTTCGTCCCATCTTGGAGGCTGGAGGATGGGCCTTTGTGTCGTATCGTCCCGACCGCCTCAGTGAATCAGTCCTCGCCTCTCTGAACCAGCTGCTCCTCACCCGGATCACAGACAACATGATCGGAGATTATCTGCGGACTCACTGCACCACCTGCAGTTTGAAGGACGCGCATCTCAATCAGATTCCGATGGGGAGCGCCTTGCTCTGCGGCAGAGATGTCGTTCGTATGCGCCCAGCGATTCGGCGTGTTCCCCATGTCCGTCATTTGTACAAATATCTGGATAGTCCCCTCCCTCCTGGAAAGCGATTCGTCTTCCGTACCGAAAAAGCGCACCTCGGCATCGAAGCCGCCAGCTTGTACGAGCTCTCCCATCTCATCCCCACGCTTCCCTTGGAAAGCTTGGAGTATCACGATCGCCGAGAAGATTTCGTGAGGTGGGCTGAGTCGACACTCGGCGACGGGGGACTCGCCTCGCGTCTCCGAAAGGTGGCGAACCGACGGTATCAGGGAGAGGAACTCAGGCAGGCGCTCAATCAAGTCGTGTCATCTCACTACGAAGAGATCCGCCGATCGAGGTAA
- a CDS encoding hypothetical protein (conserved protein of unknown function), translated as MTFSGIQDAQGVSLFPENEKDLINQERDHLMEVIIPSPGSQLEEVVFECLDLTWSQVFCELDRLSRAGQVQPTTKGPGLYAVSSPAASNSSFITERRVESCNHRP; from the coding sequence GTGACCTTCAGTGGCATTCAAGATGCACAAGGAGTCTCTCTGTTCCCAGAAAACGAGAAGGACCTTATCAATCAGGAGAGGGATCACCTCATGGAGGTCATCATTCCTTCCCCCGGTAGTCAGCTCGAAGAAGTGGTCTTCGAATGTCTCGACTTGACCTGGAGCCAGGTGTTTTGTGAGCTGGATCGGCTGAGCCGAGCAGGACAAGTCCAACCGACGACGAAAGGCCCCGGCCTCTATGCGGTGTCGAGCCCAGCCGCAAGCAACTCGTCTTTTATAACGGAAAGGAGAGTGGAATCATGCAATCACAGGCCGTGA
- a CDS encoding hypothetical protein (conserved protein of unknown function): MPKKTQSVSRSTQRDTGAESRSNGNGAIPTLTIAILSSQCLVWLGLQKILESSATVPMVVHLSPRMTSDLLRAESRPDLFILDLETERDALGIITQIREAAQTNKIVLLCGLEDQDRTREAFACGVDGVILKVQPPAVVLAVIEALYAPAKSHVHLERNGVGRMGLGTSFTKAVEATQPPAWPDALTEREHEIIRLVGQGLSNKEIAYQLSISDSTVRHHMTNIFDKVGVPNRQNLLIHTHYARSRHV; the protein is encoded by the coding sequence ATGCCCAAGAAAACTCAGTCAGTCTCACGCTCCACACAACGTGACACAGGAGCCGAATCACGGAGCAACGGGAACGGCGCGATACCCACCCTCACGATCGCGATTCTGAGCAGTCAGTGTCTCGTGTGGTTGGGCTTACAGAAAATTCTCGAGAGCAGCGCGACCGTCCCGATGGTCGTGCACCTCTCCCCCCGGATGACATCTGACCTGCTCCGCGCCGAGAGCCGTCCCGACCTGTTTATTCTGGATCTGGAGACCGAGCGCGACGCTCTCGGGATCATCACACAGATTCGGGAGGCTGCTCAGACCAATAAGATCGTGTTGTTGTGCGGCCTCGAGGACCAGGACCGCACACGCGAGGCGTTTGCCTGCGGCGTCGATGGCGTGATCCTCAAGGTTCAACCGCCTGCCGTCGTGCTCGCGGTGATTGAGGCGCTGTATGCCCCCGCGAAATCTCATGTCCACCTAGAACGGAATGGCGTGGGGAGAATGGGCCTCGGGACATCCTTCACGAAGGCGGTCGAAGCCACGCAGCCGCCGGCGTGGCCCGACGCCTTGACCGAGCGGGAACACGAGATTATCCGGTTGGTCGGACAGGGCCTCTCGAACAAAGAGATCGCCTACCAGTTATCGATTAGTGACAGCACAGTCCGGCATCACATGACGAATATTTTCGACAAGGTCGGCGTACCTAACCGGCAGAACCTCCTGATCCACACGCATTATGCCCGCTCCAGGCATGTCTAG
- a CDS encoding hypothetical protein (conserved protein of unknown function): MKKNGSRKRRTGDRDTMRPEYDFSRAVRGVTTARYAQGANVVVIDPDILDVFPTGESVNEALRALAPVLRRNRRAAVRRRSA, from the coding sequence ATGAAGAAGAACGGTAGTCGAAAACGGCGGACGGGCGACCGTGACACGATGCGCCCTGAATACGACTTTTCTCGAGCTGTGCGTGGGGTGACGACTGCGCGGTATGCGCAGGGTGCGAACGTCGTCGTCATTGATCCGGACATTCTTGACGTGTTTCCAACCGGCGAGTCTGTGAACGAGGCGCTCCGGGCTCTCGCACCGGTTCTTCGACGGAACCGTCGGGCCGCGGTACGACGGCGAAGCGCGTGA
- a CDS encoding 1-acyl-sn-glycerol-3-phosphate acyltransferase encodes MKTSHGQTETESDRDPASELLEIVRTLSAELHRQIGHDRHITLDSSLDRDLGLDSLARVELMLRIHRAFGIDLPEDTLVRAETPGDLLRALHRGTRGSAGHAPIQSMPPLESSQGEAVAATTLLEVIDWHVRRQPDRIQVIHLSESGKQPITYRDLMEASERVAAGLQQRGLEAGQSVAIMLPTCPEYFPVYVGILLAGGIPVPIYPPAHLAQVEEHVRRHVGILSNAQAVLLVTIPEARAVAWLLRVHVPSLGQVVSTQELLQSRASLSRVPVAAQDVAFIQYTSGSTGDPKGVVLTHANLLANIRAMGQAIGLRHDDVFVSWLPLYHDMGLIGAWLGTLYFGIPLVVMSPLAFLARPVRWLQAVHAYRGTLSAAPNFAYELCVKKIGEEELVGLDLSSWRLAFNGAETVLPETLTRFGRRFAQYGFHSVALTPVYGLAECSVGLAFPPPGRGPLVDRVQRESFTRTGSAVPAAPDDASSLCFVSCGRPLPGHELRIVDASGNELGERQEGRVEFRGASTTRGYFNNSQATSQLFRRGWLDSGDRGYIAASEVFLTGRVKDIVIRGGRNIYPHEVEEVVGEIPGVRKGCVVVFGSPDSASGTERLVILAETRERGQRERQQLREAINTAVVEVLGEPADQVMLAPPRTVLKTSSGKLRRAATRALFESGLVGEHRRAGWWQVASLAAGALIPQLNRWTTRAANGGFAVWAWLVFCLVVPVVWLMTLFTPRPSWAWAVGRVGARLLLWLTGTPLTVSGLEQVPRGRPCVLVANHASYLDGMVLVAALPEPLGFVAKRELLEQFIPRVYLQRLGTEFVERFAAHESVQDARRLEVALRAGRALVFFPEGTFTRSPGLMPFRMGAFIVAANTGIPVVPVAICGTRSILRDGRWWPRRGAITITFGTPLLPIADARDAFAAAVVLRDAARAHILRHCGEPDSQ; translated from the coding sequence TTGAAGACATCGCACGGACAGACTGAAACAGAATCGGATCGAGACCCTGCGTCGGAGCTTCTCGAGATTGTTCGCACACTGTCCGCTGAACTTCACCGACAGATCGGGCATGACAGGCACATCACTCTGGACAGCTCGCTGGATCGCGATCTCGGTCTCGATAGCTTGGCGAGGGTGGAACTGATGTTGCGTATCCATCGTGCATTCGGCATTGATCTGCCGGAGGATACCCTGGTTCGCGCCGAAACTCCCGGCGACCTGCTCAGAGCCCTGCATAGGGGGACTCGCGGATCGGCAGGTCATGCGCCGATCCAGTCCATGCCGCCGTTGGAATCTTCGCAAGGCGAAGCTGTCGCTGCCACCACCTTACTCGAAGTGATCGACTGGCATGTGCGCCGACAGCCAGACCGTATCCAGGTCATCCATCTCAGCGAAAGTGGCAAACAGCCCATCACCTATCGCGATCTGATGGAGGCATCTGAACGGGTCGCCGCAGGTCTGCAACAGCGCGGGCTTGAAGCGGGACAATCAGTGGCCATCATGTTGCCGACCTGTCCGGAGTATTTCCCTGTCTATGTTGGCATTCTGCTGGCCGGTGGTATTCCCGTGCCCATTTATCCACCTGCGCACTTGGCCCAAGTGGAAGAACACGTCCGCCGCCATGTCGGCATCTTGAGCAACGCGCAAGCCGTCCTGCTGGTCACGATACCGGAAGCGCGAGCCGTGGCATGGCTGCTGCGGGTTCATGTGCCTTCACTGGGTCAGGTGGTGAGCACGCAGGAATTGCTGCAGTCACGAGCGTCCCTGAGCCGGGTGCCGGTGGCGGCGCAGGATGTGGCTTTTATTCAGTACACCTCCGGCAGCACGGGCGATCCCAAGGGCGTGGTGCTCACCCATGCCAACTTGCTTGCCAACATCCGTGCCATGGGACAGGCGATCGGCCTCCGCCATGATGATGTGTTCGTGAGCTGGCTGCCTCTTTATCACGATATGGGACTGATCGGGGCGTGGCTGGGTACGCTCTACTTCGGCATTCCACTGGTCGTCATGTCGCCGCTTGCCTTCCTCGCCAGGCCCGTCCGGTGGCTGCAGGCAGTTCATGCGTACCGCGGTACACTCTCGGCGGCACCCAACTTTGCCTATGAACTGTGTGTCAAGAAGATCGGCGAGGAAGAGCTCGTCGGACTTGATCTTAGTTCGTGGAGACTGGCATTCAACGGCGCGGAAACGGTCTTGCCGGAGACGCTGACGCGTTTTGGAAGGCGTTTCGCGCAGTACGGCTTCCACTCCGTGGCGCTCACGCCGGTCTACGGGCTGGCTGAGTGTTCCGTGGGACTTGCATTTCCGCCGCCCGGCCGCGGTCCCCTCGTCGATCGTGTTCAGCGAGAATCCTTCACGCGTACCGGCAGCGCTGTGCCCGCTGCTCCCGACGATGCCTCTTCGCTGTGCTTTGTCTCCTGCGGGCGGCCGTTGCCAGGCCATGAATTGCGGATCGTGGATGCATCCGGCAATGAATTGGGTGAGCGGCAAGAGGGTCGAGTGGAATTCAGGGGGGCGTCGACCACACGCGGCTATTTCAACAATTCCCAGGCCACGTCACAGCTGTTCCGGAGAGGCTGGCTTGACAGCGGTGATCGTGGTTACATCGCCGCCAGTGAAGTGTTTCTCACGGGGCGGGTCAAGGATATCGTCATTCGGGGTGGGCGCAACATCTACCCCCACGAAGTGGAGGAGGTAGTTGGCGAGATACCGGGAGTGAGAAAGGGCTGCGTGGTCGTCTTCGGCAGTCCCGACTCGGCCTCGGGCACTGAGCGGCTGGTGATCCTCGCCGAAACCCGCGAGCGCGGCCAGCGTGAACGACAGCAGCTGCGTGAGGCGATCAACACCGCAGTCGTCGAGGTGTTGGGCGAACCTGCCGACCAAGTGATGCTTGCACCGCCCCGTACCGTCCTAAAGACCTCCAGCGGCAAGTTGCGCCGCGCTGCCACGCGAGCACTGTTCGAGTCGGGATTGGTCGGCGAGCACAGGCGAGCCGGGTGGTGGCAGGTAGCCAGTCTCGCCGCGGGTGCATTGATTCCCCAATTGAACCGTTGGACGACACGGGCGGCGAATGGCGGGTTCGCGGTGTGGGCCTGGTTGGTTTTTTGCCTCGTGGTGCCGGTTGTTTGGCTGATGACCCTCTTCACCCCGCGCCCTTCCTGGGCCTGGGCAGTCGGCCGGGTCGGTGCACGGCTATTACTGTGGCTGACTGGAACGCCACTCACGGTGAGCGGACTAGAGCAGGTGCCGCGCGGGAGGCCTTGTGTGCTGGTGGCCAATCACGCCAGCTATCTCGACGGTATGGTACTGGTGGCAGCGTTGCCAGAACCGCTTGGCTTCGTAGCCAAGCGCGAATTGCTCGAGCAATTCATTCCGCGCGTCTATCTCCAGCGCTTGGGCACGGAGTTCGTTGAACGCTTCGCAGCCCACGAGAGTGTGCAGGATGCTCGGAGGCTGGAGGTCGCGCTACGCGCCGGACGTGCGTTGGTGTTCTTCCCCGAAGGCACGTTTACCCGTTCGCCCGGGTTGATGCCATTCCGGATGGGGGCCTTTATTGTGGCAGCCAACACGGGCATTCCGGTTGTGCCAGTGGCGATCTGCGGGACCCGTTCCATTCTGCGCGACGGCCGATGGTGGCCACGGCGCGGCGCGATCACAATCACGTTCGGCACTCCCTTGCTGCCTATTGCAGATGCGCGTGACGCCTTTGCAGCAGCGGTGGTACTGCGCGATGCCGCCCGCGCTCATATTTTGCGCCACTGTGGCGAACCGGACAGCCAATGA
- a CDS encoding hypothetical protein (conserved protein of unknown function) translates to MKHLLMPLIGGMGLIALIGCVGTGEVIPLQLHVVPPGAQKIVKPNEPLKVVIGEFVDGRKSQTGLGIRTHLWGGVSYFDVPGNKPAETVARLLTDYLTANGWNVLKADSTERADVVMTGTMRKLFVHAKSRVGFTEMTTKTKLAIRIQNLSDDSIVRMTLNGAGSEEVFWFDRDDLEKVVNEVLTDSFGKLVEDTTVVDRMLRLKTP, encoded by the coding sequence GTGAAGCATCTACTTATGCCGCTCATCGGTGGAATGGGGCTCATCGCTCTCATTGGATGTGTAGGGACCGGTGAGGTGATTCCGTTGCAACTCCACGTCGTCCCTCCAGGCGCTCAGAAGATCGTGAAGCCAAATGAACCCCTGAAGGTTGTCATCGGTGAATTTGTAGATGGACGGAAGTCTCAGACAGGTCTTGGGATACGGACCCACCTCTGGGGAGGGGTCAGCTATTTTGACGTCCCGGGAAACAAGCCGGCCGAAACTGTCGCCCGCCTGTTGACCGACTATCTCACAGCCAACGGCTGGAACGTCTTAAAGGCAGATAGCACCGAGCGCGCCGATGTCGTCATGACCGGAACGATGCGCAAGCTGTTCGTCCACGCGAAAAGCCGAGTCGGCTTCACGGAGATGACGACAAAGACGAAGCTGGCCATTCGGATACAGAACTTGTCGGACGACAGCATCGTGCGTATGACGTTGAACGGCGCGGGATCTGAAGAGGTCTTCTGGTTTGACCGGGACGATCTGGAGAAGGTCGTCAACGAAGTCCTGACCGACAGTTTCGGCAAGTTGGTGGAAGACACAACAGTCGTCGATCGGATGCTCCGGCTCAAGACTCCATGA